Proteins from one Telopea speciosissima isolate NSW1024214 ecotype Mountain lineage chromosome 1, Tspe_v1, whole genome shotgun sequence genomic window:
- the LOC122648601 gene encoding pentatricopeptide repeat-containing protein At2g29760, chloroplastic-like has product MCREDVVPDVHTFQFLFKACARCSSTHMGRTIHGNFLKLCDESDVFAGNSLIHMYSELGHLDLAKRVFDQMDLKDVVSWTTMVGIYAKNGSMGEALKLFDQMPERNVVSWTSMVAGYAQTDKPEMSIQYFRKMVSANIKPDVVAMVSVLSACAPLRDLDLGKWIHHFIVREQICMNVNLAVALIDMYAKCGDIDAAQQVFDSMDCKTLVAWNTIIDGYCKLGKLDIARSLFDQMDYRDVITFNSMITGYIHNSSFKEALLLFSKLRGFGLKPDDFTVASALTACANLGSLYYGRILHGYIKENLTQTDVFVGTTLLDMYSKCGRIDRAMQVFKRMPKKDVLAWTAMISGLAMHGDGKSAIALFLLMREEGIQPNRVTYIGVLSACSHVGLVEEGHFHFNEMRYLYKIEPEIEHYGCMVDLLGRSGYLKDAERFIESMPIEPNAVIWGSLLGSCRVYNEVELAEKAAKHLLVLEPQKDAVYILLYNIYASTGRWASAFEIRGMMEDRGIKKSVGCSSIMIGGSVHEFVSGDRSHPEFDKINIMMGEIAERLMLAGHMPNPSEVSLDIDEEDKEQTLFSHSEKLAIAFGILKLGNNIPIHILKNLRICRDCHSAIKMIAKIWNREIVVRDRSRFHHFKQGGCSCGDFW; this is encoded by the coding sequence ATGTGTCGAGAGGATGTTGTTCCTGATGTTCACACGTTCCAATTCTTGTTCAAGGCATGCGCTCGGTGCTCCTCTACCCATATGGGGCGGACAATCCATGGCAACTTCCTCAAGCTCTGTGACGAGTCCGATGTTTTTGCTGGCAACTCTTTGATCCACATGTATTCCGAGTTAGGTCATCTTGATTTGGCCAAGAGAGTTTTTGATCAAATGGATCTTAAAGATGTGGTATCATGGACGACGATGGTTGGTATCTATGCTAAAAACGGGTCTATGGGTGAGGCTCTGAAGTTGTTTGATCAAATGCCTGAACGGAATGTCGTATCTTGGACTAGCATGGTTGCAGGTTATGCGCAAACAGATAAACCTGAAATGTCTATTCAATATTTCAGGAAGATGGTTTCAGCTAATATTAAGCCAGATGTTGTTGCCATGGTCTCGGTGCTCTCAGCTTGTGCCCCTTTAAGGGATTTGGACTTGGGCAAATGGATTCATCACTTCATCGTTAGAGAGCAGATCTGCATGAATGTAAATTTGGCTGTTGCTTTGATTGATATGTATGCAAAATGTGGAGACATAGATGCTGCTCAACAAGTTTTTGATAGTATGGATTGCAAGACTCTTGTGGCTTGGAACACCATAATTGATGGGTACTGCAAATTGGGCAAGCTGGATATTGCTCGTTCCCTCTTTGACCAGATGGATTATCGAGATGTTATCACATTCAACTCAATGATAACTGGATACATCCATAATAGTAGCTTCAAGGAGGCCTTGTTATTGTTTTCAAAGTTGCGAGGTTTTGGTTTAAAGCCTGATGATTTTACCGTTGCGAGTGCACTCACAGCTTGTGCAAATTTAGGTTCCCTATATTATGGAAGGATATTGCATGGTTATATCAAGGAGAATTTAACGCAAACAGATGTTTTTGTTGGGACTACACTTCTGGATATGTACTCAAAATGTGGGAGGATAGATCGAGCGATGCAGGTCTTCAAAAGAATGCCAAAGAAGGATGTGTTAGCTTGGACTGCTATGATTTCAGGCCTTGCAATGCATGGAGATGGGAAATCTGCTATTGCTCTGTTCTTGTTAATGCGAGAAGAAGGGATACAGCCAAACAGAGTCACATATATCGGTGTTTTGAGTGCTTGTAGCCACGTGGGCCTTGTTGAAGAGGGTCATTTTCATTTCAATGAGATGAGGTATTTATACAAGATAGAGCCTGAGATTGAGCACTATGGTTGCATGGTTGATCTCCTTGGTCGCTCTGGTTATCTTAAGGATGCTGAAAGGTTCATAGAAAGTATGCCCATTGAACCAAATGCTGTTATTTGGGGTTCTCTATTAGGTTCCTGCAGGGTTTATAATGAAGTGGAACTAGCAGAGAAAGCAGCAAAGCACCTCCTTGTTTTGGAACCCCAGAAAGATGCAGTTTATATCTTATTATACAACATATATGCCAGCACAGGAAGGTGGGCGAGTGCCTTTGAGATTCGAGGCATGATGGAAGATCGTGGCATCAAAAAGTCAGTTGGGTGTAGTTCCATTATGATTGGGGGAAGTGTACACGAGTTTGTATCTGGTGATAGATCACATCCTGAATTTGATAAGATAAACATTATGATGGGTGAAATAGCAGAGAGATTGATGTTGGCGGGTCACATGCCCAACCCATCAGAGGTCTCACTAGATATAGACGAGGAGGATAAGGAACAGACTTTGTTCAGTCATAGTGAGAAATTGGCTATTGCTTTTGGAATCCTCAAACTTGGAAACAATATCCCTATTCATATTCTTAAGAACTTGCGTATTTGCAGGGATTGCCACTCTGCCATTAAAATGATTGCTAAAATTTGGAACAGAGAGATTGTAGTTAGGGATCGGAGTCGCTTCCATCACTTTAAACAAGGAGGATGTTCATGTGGTGATTTTTGGTGa